From the genome of Euwallacea similis isolate ESF13 chromosome 26, ESF131.1, whole genome shotgun sequence:
GCTTGTTGCTTTGGGTGCTGGCAATTCTACCTATAAATTCGGTACTTGGCAGCAAACTTCGCGGAAATCAGAGACAGCTTAGCACTATCCTCAAACACTCTATTTATCTTCGAAGCCAGATTAGTCATTTTCAAGTTTAACCCGTCTCTGACATCTCTATATTTGGAAACTCCAACCAGCACTGACACCATTACTTCCAAAGACCACTTGTACAACATCTCCTCCATATTCCTGCATAAAACCTCTATTCATCTAGTCGCAAAACAACCCATGACTGACCGTTCTGTACCGAGATCCTCGACCAAACTCTCAATGGCAGGTCTGCAGCATTCCTCCAACCAGCCCTGATCTCCCTTCAAAAGCAAGGGATTTAAGATCTTCCTGAAATGCAGCCATTCCGGCCCATTCATGAAAAATAGCCCTCTGGATACGTTGTATAAGGTATTGTAAGTAGTCCAAGCTTCTGGTAATAGATGCACCGGATATTTGCCCTCGTGAGCGTAGACGAGTCTCATTGCTTCAGGTTCTGAAATGAACACGCAGGGTACTGGGCCTATGCTCTCCTTGAAAATTGGGCCTAATTGTTTGTGCCTCTTGTCGATGTATTTGTGGAGCTTTGGGGCTGAGCCTGCCATTAGTAGGGAGAGCGTGGTGCCGATGAGAGGCAAACCTGCAATTGGCAATAACgaataattgatatttcactaaaaaattCTCTTATACCTCTTGCAGAAGGAATGTCGGCGAAATTTTTCATAGAGCTAATGCTATACTCGGTTCTTATAACTCCAAGTGGGCTGGTTATTGCCGAGAGACTCTTCCGTAATAGATTACAGCTCGTACAGGCCATTCTCACACAATGGATTCACAGAAACACTCGAAAGATACCTATTTTGTTACTGATGAGGAAAAAAAGTGGTACCCAGGTAGCAACTGTACCAATTTATTCGCGTTCGAGAGATAGGTACCGGCGGCCAACGGATTTCATTTACATCTGTAATAAGTTGGGCATGAGTTGGGCTAACGAACTGCGATATGCTGAACTGTGTTTTTTTTCGGTGACGTATGAATGACCGACAGGACTGAGCAGtactaaaatgtaatttttgatttgtttaagAGGTGATTGCCTCAGTACGACCCTGCGTCGATTTGCATAGAGACTAAATAATTTGTATCTGTTATATTGTCAAGAATCCTTGTTATATATccttgacaaaatggtgattGACCTTTGTTGGCTACGTAAATACGTCTATTTGGCCTCAGCTCATCACGTGGAATTAAAGCTaaaagtatatatatatatatatatatatattgaaTCACGTTTTGAGACTTAATTATATTGCAAAACACTTTCTCGGAtccaaaacttaaaatatttatgtatgtttTCTTCGAACTTTAAACAGGTCTATTTGATCTTATTGGACTTTATTTAAGCCCGTAAGTTCTCTCTATTACGATATCACCAAAACAAATTACCAAAACTTactaaaatcatttatttttcaaaacccTATAACGGGCTTATTGCCTTCACCATAATATCAAgaaatttagttaataattCTTTGATATTGTAGATAGTTTGGTGAAGGATTTTTTTCGACTTCTACATATCAAAGCACCTAACAAGGTCGTATGAAAAACACCATTTTCTCTAAATAAATcctatatatacatatgtaataaataaatatttatgtaggAATTATATATGTATCCACAGCTATATTTTCAATCGTATTATCTTTGTCATCTTGGGCTTAGGAGGCAATTTTGGCTTAACATTCTGGGGTAGTGGCGGTAGTACTGGGGCACTCTTAGGAATAGCAACGTTCTGCAACTCTAACAACTGCAATCTTATATCAACCTCTATCAGCTGCTCCAGTTCTTCTTCATAATACTTGCTCAGGTTCTCATCAGTGGCCTTTTTGGTGAGAAGAAGCAGAGCGTCGGTCCAGTACCCCGCCATCTTATCATCCTTAGCTTTCAGTTTGACCACTTCCTCGTATTTGACTATAATGGAGAAGGCCTGACCAGGGACCTCGCAGGAACCTGCATGATTGCAGTTCTTTCCTATTACTATGTGAGAGATATCGTCGATGTTATAAGTGGCTTTGTGGATGTATTTCGTGTCGCTTACCACGTTAAATACGCTCAGTTCTTTCTTGTTTTTGCTTAACTGCAAAAACGTTTTAGTATGGTTTTTTTTGTCCAAAATTTCAGTCATTTCAGTCCCGTCTAGGAGGAACTTCAGTCGTTGCTGCAGCACATTCTCCACATTAATCGCTCGATACCTCTGCTTAAGGTCAAGCAGGCACTCATGATGTTTCAACATCTCGGCCATTTCCAGTTCTTTATCattctggatttttttaatgacgcTTTGAAAGCTCGTGCTGGTCATCTCTGCCGTGAGGCTTTTGAAGTCTTTGGGTCTATTTTTTAAAGCGATCCGCACCTGTTTTTGGAGGATATAAATCACTTTTTCATAGTCTGCATAAGTGGACGCTTTCATGTCTCTTCTGGTGCGTGAGAGCAGCCACATGGTGCGAGAAAATAGCTCCAGGAAAAAAGGAGTTTTTGATGAGCAGTAGAAAACTATAGGCTGGTAGAAAGTGCTTTTGGTGTCGGGATCTAGGCCGATATGAAGCATTTTAGCCAGCATTCTCACGACCCTTTCACTCGTAGAAAAAATCCCTGGTTCGTATAGATGTTCCTCAATCTGCGACtgataaaaattccttttatgaGAATGTTTATAGTGCCTCAACGCCTCTAAAGTTAAGTGACTGATTTCATTCACTTTGTCGCTCTCCGAGTAAGCCCTGGAGTAAGTGTTTCTGAGGGATGTGGATGCTTCCTCGGACTTCATGGAAGCCAAACTTATCCTTGAGTATCTATTATTGAAGGCCAAGTCTTCGACTGAAAAGTAACCTTGTGCGTTGGCCTCATCGAAATCCATGAGGATGGTGATCCTACGCAAATCTTCTCGCCCTAGCTCAAACTCCTCCCTTCTGAACAGATTGTTCTCCTCCACGTTGATTTTGCTGTGCAGAGCCTCCGTAAAAAGGCTGAGCAGGTATGTTTGTAAGACATATAACTCGTGCTCCATATTCCTGTCAAAGTTCCCTACTATTatgataaaattgtaaatgttCTCTCTGGTTTTACGAATGTTCATCTGCTTGATGAGCTGCAACCTCTTCTCGCCTTTGGAAACTCTTATCATGGTGTTTATGAGCAGTAACGCTACATACTGCAGGGGCTGCGACTTGTCCTTCCAAACGTACATATTGAGATCGTTAAGCGACATCTCCCTAATGATCCTCTCCTTCCAAGGCTCAAAAGCTTCATTGGTGCTCATCAAAATCTTCTGCAGTAGTGACAGGGCAAATCTAATTTCTTCATTGCTCGTATCAGTgttcttcaaaatattcaacgTTTTACTGAGAAGATCGATTGAAGTATTCTCAACGTAATTTTTAGAGAATAAATGGACTATGGTCATGAGTAGCCCTAATTGCTCGCTGGAG
Proteins encoded in this window:
- the LOC136417107 gene encoding cytochrome P450 315a1, mitochondrial-like isoform X2; amino-acid sequence: MACTSCNLLRKSLSAITSPLGVIRTEYSISSMKNFADIPSARGLPLIGTTLSLLMAGSAPKLHKYIDKRHKQLGPIFKESIGPVPCVFISEPEAMRLVYAHEGKYPVHLLPEAWTTYNTLYNVSRGLFFMNGPEWLHFRKILNPLLLKGDQGWLEECCRPAIESLVEDLGTERNMEEMLYKWSLEVMVSVLVGVSKYRDVRDGLNLKMTNLASKINRVFEDSAKLSLISAKFAAKYRIYRWRRFEASVTAALRSAADLVDLLSQNQLQSDEGLIGKLRGKMTQNELSKIVTDLILSAGDTTAYSMEWLLYLVGKHSDIQGKLRGCLDKDRPPTSSPYLKNVIKESLRLYPVAPFLTRILPEAVVLKNYEIPAGTVLILSIYTTGRDERYFVRPKVFDPDRWERREIKSSIAQSAALPFAIGARSCIGRKLAELQLQATLAEIVKRFEFKVLNKHEVDVILKMVAVPSEELKFSFRRL
- the LOC136417107 gene encoding engulfment and cell motility protein 2-like isoform X1 — encoded protein: MSKIAKISIEKFDNKEQILYDFDQTKSLQSNIKNICKKLSLPDNGKHIYGLKYLPIKNNDQAHYISEGNFQDIKHSDCLKVVFSVTYILLRIAENLFDENEEMRRIAYEDIYRNSLDPVFIDELKISGIDEMLMRVFVDRQSSSSEQLGLLMTIVHLFSKNYVENTSIDLLSKTLNILKNTDTSNEEIRFALSLLQKILMSTNEAFEPWKERIIREMSLNDLNMYVWKDKSQPLQYVALLLINTMIRVSKGEKRLQLIKQMNIRKTRENIYNFIIIVGNFDRNMEHELYVLQTYLLSLFTEALHSKINVEENNLFRREEFELGREDLRRITILMDFDEANAQGYFSVEDLAFNNRYSRISLASMKSEEASTSLRNTYSRAYSESDKVNEISHLTLEALRHYKHSHKRNFYQSQIEEHLYEPGIFSTSERVVRMLAKMLHIGLDPDTKSTFYQPIVFYCSSKTPFFLELFSRTMWLLSRTRRDMKASTYADYEKVIYILQKQVRIALKNRPKDFKSLTAEMTSTSFQSVIKKIQNDKELEMAEMLKHHECLLDLKQRYRAINVENVLQQRLKFLLDGTEMTEILDKKNHTKTFLQLSKNKKELSVFNVVSDTKYIHKATYNIDDISHIVIGKNCNHAGSCEVPGQAFSIIVKYEEVVKLKAKDDKMAGYWTDALLLLTKKATDENLSKYYEEELEQLIEVDIRLQLLELQNVAIPKSAPVLPPLPQNVKPKLPPKPKMTKIIRLKI